The Populus nigra chromosome 19, ddPopNigr1.1, whole genome shotgun sequence genome includes a window with the following:
- the LOC133679900 gene encoding AAA-ATPase At3g50940-like isoform X1: MFWRPKTMFPRSSATQMPSAKTMISAAASAAATIVLFRSIVKEYLPYEFRRYIFHKLKTLINSFSSEFTLVIEEYDNLNQNNLFKAAELYLESIIPPDAKKLKISLIKKESNFSLSLDRNQEIVDTFNGVNLKWKYISKHGPTKYIPSPNNFNSIPKNEDTFFELSFHKKHRDMVIDVYLKHVIKKSKETKEEKKSLKIFTLTPDRMSGRRGDVWQSVNLHHPATFDTLAMDMEGKRVIMEDLERFVKRREFYRRVGKAWKRGYLLFGPPGTGKSSLIAAIANYLKFDIYDLELTDLKTNSELRNLLISTENKSVLVVEDIDCSIELQDRLAQARAMMPSRHNPAYNQVNQYQVTLSGLLNFVDGLWSSCGDERIIIFTTNHKERLDPALLRPGRMDMHILMSYCTPCGFKLLASNYLGFTEHPLFPCVEALIEKARVTPAEVGEQLLRYEEPESALTGLIEFLEDKSERLKREDGNKDSNGESGTAEGKLAQEVDGNNGEVVKKELDESTGEVVKKEEGAQEPDGENGDIVKEEGRNRGAMVKIQ, translated from the exons TCTCTGCAGCAGCCTCAGCTGCTGCCACAATTGTGCTCTTCCGCTCCATTGTTAAGGAGTATCTTCCTTATGAGTTCCGAAGATACATCTTCCACAAGCTCAAAACCTTGATCAACTCTTTTTCTTCGGAGTTCACTTTAGTTATTGAAGAATATGACAACCTTAACCAAAACAATCTCTTCAAAGCCGCAGAGCTCTATCTTGAGTCCATAATTCCTCCGGATGCAAAGAAACTCAAGATCTCACTGATCAAGAAAGAGAGTAATTTCTCACTCTCTTTGGATAGAAACCAAGAAATCGTTGATACCTTTAATGGGGTTAATCTGAAATGGAAGTACATCTCAAAGCATGGGCCAACAAAATATATACCAAGCcctaataattttaattctataCCAAAAAATGAGGATACGTTCTTTGAGTTGAGTTTTCACAAGAAGCATAGGGATATGGTTATTGATGTTTATTTAAAGCACgtgattaaaaaatcaaaagaaacgaaagaggaaaagaagagtttgaagattttcaCGCTAACCCCTGACAGGATGTCGGGGAGGAGAGGGGATGTTTGGCAGTCAGTGAATCTTCATCATCCTGCTACATTCGATACGTTAGCAATGGATATGGAAGGGAAGAGGGTGATCATGGAGGATCTTGAGAGGTTTGTGAAGAGAAGGGAGTTCTATAGGAGGGTAGGCAAGGCATGGAAACGTGGGTACTTACTGTTTGGTCCACCAGGGACTGGAAAGTCGAGCTTGATTGCTGCAATAGCTAACTATCTTAAGTTTGATATTTATGATCTGGAATTGACTGATCTTAAGACCAATTCTGAGCTTAGAAATTTGTTGATCTCAACTGAGAATAAGTCCGTACTTGTGGTGGAGGACATCGACTGTTCCATTGAATTACAGGATAGGCTTGCACAAGCCAGAGCAATGATGCCTTCTCGACATAATCCAGCATATAACCAAGTAAACCAG TATCAGGTGACCCTATCAGGATTGCTTAACTTTGTGGATGGATTATGGTCAAGCTGTGGGGATGAACGAATCATAATATTCACTACCAATCACAAAGAAAGACTTGATCCTGCTTTGTTGCGACCTGGTCGTATGGATATGCACATTCTCATGTCCTACTGCACTCCATGTGGATTCAAATTGCTGGCCTCCAACTACCTTGGGTTTACAGAGCACCCACTTTTCCCCTGTGTCGAAGCGCTGATAGAGAAAGCAAGGGTTACTCCTGCAGAAGTAGGTGAGCAACTGCTGAGATACGAGGAGCCAGAGAGTGCTTTAACAGGTCTTATTGAGTTCCTTGAGGATAAGAGCGAAAGATTGAAGAGAGAGGACGGAAACAAAGATAGCAATGGAGAATCAGGAACAGCAGAGGGAAAACTTGCACAAGAGGTTGACGGGAACAATggtgaagttgtgaaaaaagaGCTTGACGAGAGTACTggtgaagttgtgaaaaaagaGGAAGGTGCACAAGAGCCAGATGGTGAAAATGGTGATATTGTGAAAGAGGAGGGTAGGAATAGGGGAGCAATGGTAAAGATCCAGTAA
- the LOC133679900 gene encoding AAA-ATPase At3g50940-like isoform X2: MFWRPKTMFPRSSATQMPSAKTMISAAASAAATIVLFRSIVKEYLPYEFRRYIFHKLKTLINSFSSEFTLVIEEYDNLNQNNLFKAAELYLESIIPPDAKKLKISLIKKESNFSLSLDRNQEIVDTFNGVNLKWKYISKHGPTKYIPSPNNFNSIPKNEDTFFELSFHKKHRDMVIDVYLKHVIKKSKETKEEKKSLKIFTLTPDRMSGRRGDVWQSVNLHHPATFDTLAMDMEGKRVIMEDLERFVKRREFYRRVGKAWKRGYLLFGPPGTGKSSLIAAIANYLKFDIYDLELTDLKTNSELRNLLISTENKSVLVVEDIDCSIELQDRLAQARAMMPSRHNPAYNQVNQVTLSGLLNFVDGLWSSCGDERIIIFTTNHKERLDPALLRPGRMDMHILMSYCTPCGFKLLASNYLGFTEHPLFPCVEALIEKARVTPAEVGEQLLRYEEPESALTGLIEFLEDKSERLKREDGNKDSNGESGTAEGKLAQEVDGNNGEVVKKELDESTGEVVKKEEGAQEPDGENGDIVKEEGRNRGAMVKIQ, encoded by the exons TCTCTGCAGCAGCCTCAGCTGCTGCCACAATTGTGCTCTTCCGCTCCATTGTTAAGGAGTATCTTCCTTATGAGTTCCGAAGATACATCTTCCACAAGCTCAAAACCTTGATCAACTCTTTTTCTTCGGAGTTCACTTTAGTTATTGAAGAATATGACAACCTTAACCAAAACAATCTCTTCAAAGCCGCAGAGCTCTATCTTGAGTCCATAATTCCTCCGGATGCAAAGAAACTCAAGATCTCACTGATCAAGAAAGAGAGTAATTTCTCACTCTCTTTGGATAGAAACCAAGAAATCGTTGATACCTTTAATGGGGTTAATCTGAAATGGAAGTACATCTCAAAGCATGGGCCAACAAAATATATACCAAGCcctaataattttaattctataCCAAAAAATGAGGATACGTTCTTTGAGTTGAGTTTTCACAAGAAGCATAGGGATATGGTTATTGATGTTTATTTAAAGCACgtgattaaaaaatcaaaagaaacgaaagaggaaaagaagagtttgaagattttcaCGCTAACCCCTGACAGGATGTCGGGGAGGAGAGGGGATGTTTGGCAGTCAGTGAATCTTCATCATCCTGCTACATTCGATACGTTAGCAATGGATATGGAAGGGAAGAGGGTGATCATGGAGGATCTTGAGAGGTTTGTGAAGAGAAGGGAGTTCTATAGGAGGGTAGGCAAGGCATGGAAACGTGGGTACTTACTGTTTGGTCCACCAGGGACTGGAAAGTCGAGCTTGATTGCTGCAATAGCTAACTATCTTAAGTTTGATATTTATGATCTGGAATTGACTGATCTTAAGACCAATTCTGAGCTTAGAAATTTGTTGATCTCAACTGAGAATAAGTCCGTACTTGTGGTGGAGGACATCGACTGTTCCATTGAATTACAGGATAGGCTTGCACAAGCCAGAGCAATGATGCCTTCTCGACATAATCCAGCATATAACCAAGTAAACCAG GTGACCCTATCAGGATTGCTTAACTTTGTGGATGGATTATGGTCAAGCTGTGGGGATGAACGAATCATAATATTCACTACCAATCACAAAGAAAGACTTGATCCTGCTTTGTTGCGACCTGGTCGTATGGATATGCACATTCTCATGTCCTACTGCACTCCATGTGGATTCAAATTGCTGGCCTCCAACTACCTTGGGTTTACAGAGCACCCACTTTTCCCCTGTGTCGAAGCGCTGATAGAGAAAGCAAGGGTTACTCCTGCAGAAGTAGGTGAGCAACTGCTGAGATACGAGGAGCCAGAGAGTGCTTTAACAGGTCTTATTGAGTTCCTTGAGGATAAGAGCGAAAGATTGAAGAGAGAGGACGGAAACAAAGATAGCAATGGAGAATCAGGAACAGCAGAGGGAAAACTTGCACAAGAGGTTGACGGGAACAATggtgaagttgtgaaaaaagaGCTTGACGAGAGTACTggtgaagttgtgaaaaaagaGGAAGGTGCACAAGAGCCAGATGGTGAAAATGGTGATATTGTGAAAGAGGAGGGTAGGAATAGGGGAGCAATGGTAAAGATCCAGTAA